A segment of the Cinclus cinclus chromosome 3, bCinCin1.1, whole genome shotgun sequence genome:
CTCTTAAGTAATTTTTACTTATGTCTCAAacacaagcacagaaaatggGACTAAGATTTTAATAAGAGAAGTACCCACTATAAGATGGTAGTAGAAGGTGGCAAATACCATTAAAgttaagaaatggaaaagagttCTGAAATAACTACAAACTTGTCAAACTTCTTTACTTTGTAACCTTATATGTAGGAACTTCTGGCTTCCAAGGTACCCAAAAATTGTCTGtccttgcattttttaaatcacaatTCCAGATTTCTAACTAACTCTTCCCTGCTAGCAGAAAACACCTGAGCGTGAGTTTATAATTACACCCTGGAAAAAACTCTCAAATTTATATTGCGAGAGCAGCATTAAGAAACTTAAGATTTGATACTTGTTCAATTTTGCAACTTGTTGCAACAAGAAGATCACACCAGTATCTCAAAAGCAGGGCCAGAGTTTGGTAATGAGACAAAAAATCCtaagcaaacaaaaccctctcatctcaaacagaaaacaaatgccatagggaagaaaaaaaaaaaaagacttccaGGCATAAATCATTACAGAGCTGGTATCTTTTCTACCTTTCTATcctgtatttcattttaaattcataTCACTTCCATGATTTGCTTTAAGGTACAGGAAGGGGAATAAAAAAGCTCATAACCATAAGGATATAGAAAAAGATaaatcaggagaaaaatatGATCAACGTAAAGCATAACATTAGTAAATTACCTTAAATTTGACTGGAAGAGTTATTCAATCACTGTTATTTTTAACATATGATTGTGCTATTTATGTCTACATAGGAGGCAGTGAAAGTCTTTTAACCAGAAGTATGATGGGGTGACATGTCTAAATAAGCTCACTTTATGAAAATATATCATATTTAAAATACCTAAAGATACAGGTATAAATTGCTGTAATTTATGGTAATGatagccaagaaaaaaaaacaacaaaaaacccaccaaaaaacaaaacaacacacagaTACAGCTTTACTAGTACTGTGATAACACAGAGTGATAAAAACTCTTGTTAGGTAAGCTCTGTGCCTGTGTTCAAGATCCCCAAAGCTGAGGACAAACAATAACTGGATCAATGTATTCATAAAATCTCATACATACACCTTGCCTGAGAAAGTAAGCAAGTCTGATTTCTAGACTCATGACTGCAGAATGACTTGAGAGGAGTTGTTTTACCTCTCAAACTCTTCTGCAGGATACAACACTCATCTTCCAGACAAAAGCCTAATCAGCCTTAACTTCTAAACTGCCTGTCAATTTATTGCCTCAATGGACTTCtcaccagggaaaaaaataattctgatggACTCCTCTGACAAAACTGCATAAACTGAAATAGCAGGTGCACATTAAATAATGTGAAATACCAATATTTTGTAGCGTGCCAAAAGACTAAACAACAGCATAAGCATTAGCAGTACACTAAAATTCGGAATGTAGTTAATAAAATACATACTACAGAGCTGAAACAGCAGGCAAGCTATTACTTTGAAATAAAGCATAAGAATCTGGCTTCCAAGGTACACACAACATCTATATGATGCCCAGTGAAGCTGTCTCTCTGTTCTACATTTCAATATATAAATAGCCAAAGAAAAGACACAAACTTGCCTACAGATCGTGTATTTTATATTGGTAATCTGCACTGCACATATCTGGCTACTTTTAAGATCATGcagttttcaaaggaaaaagacaatACAGACCATATGTTTTCCAGGTGCTACTCTGTTTTTAGATATATCAGCTCTtaacatttgaagaaaaaagaaacaaccttTTTTCATTATGCAAGTTGCTAATGCAGAAGGCTGAAATGCTACATGTAACCTGATACACATTCTTTGACTGGTTATTAGATTTTTATAGACGTGCAATGTATCTAAAGCATGCATTATGCTAAAACAGATATTTAGTCTGGGCTAAGAAACACGGGTTATTAGCTTAGTGCATCAGGGTATCAAGTCTTGAATCTCTTGAGCTGCTGAGGAGAGAAAGAGACTGCAGGAAATCAGAAACCTGAGGTAGGGAAGGAGCAGAGATTCCAGCATTTTATCATTGTTTTTCCTGTCCCAGCATTTATCTTCAGCTACTGTCAATTTTCAAGATCTCAGCTCCTACCAAGAAGTGCAGgcaaagaatgagaaaaaagggagaagatAGCCCAGCACCTGTTTCTCTCCACTTGAGTTTCCAAACGTGTGGCGGAAGCCATTCTGTATGACATTTGAGATCCCTTCCATGCTGAAGCGCTAAAAGCAGTGAAAAcatagcagaaagaaaaaaaaagggacagagAAAAGTTCAGAAGACTATTAATCAGCATTTATCAAAACTATGAAAGACAAATGGCAAAGACAACCTCCAAGTTGTATTTCAGcacatttctatttcttcattcacctagtttattttttttaattgaaaagcaAACCTTCTAATGGCAGTTAAGCAGTATTTCTACATCAAAATTCATTCCAACAAAATCTTCACACTGCAGACCCGATAATGGAGACTTGCCTTTTATGACTTTCattcagaaatgtaaaaaaacagcatttttcaaagTTCAGCTCACAGTAAAATCCACTCTAACATTTGTGTCCTTTTCCACAACTGAAACAACAATTAGTATTCCCTATTTTCTGTAATATCATAGAATATGCACAATTAGATAATAATACACCCATATTGATTTCAAGCTCCATTGcatggaataaaaaaaccccaaaaaactgctGACACAGGGCAGTATGAtgagcacagctcagcatgTTTATctgaatgtatttatttatgtgaGGGGAATAAAATGTGCTGGAATACAGTATTCTTTTACCTTCTAAAGCACACAAGGTCAGTAAAGACATACATCTTGCCAAAACCATCTTAACTCTTTTAAGATATCCTACTTGAAGGAAGTGGTATCTTCAAGCCCTGACTATTTTTAACTGTTCCCCAGTTTCCCTTGTGAAGGAGGTAAAAGTTTAGAAGTCAAAGAAATTGATTTACCCAAAGGTGGTatcaaggacaaaaaaaaattaaaatacctactttttaaaaatattcagttatAATATCTACAGGAGAATTCATTTTCTTAAGAGTATGACAATTTACTTCCagtctttgtttttaaatgagacTTCattacagttaaaaaaaataatcacttaaTACATTATTAACAGAAACTCAGTCTGCACAAAGCTACTAGAACATACCATGTGTATGCACATTCTCAGCactttcccaaaaaaaaaaaaaaaaaaaaaaaaaaagaggagaaaggggTTGTTGAAGAAAGGAACCTTGAACCTTGCACCTCTTTCTGGGAAAGGATGCTTAAATCTGTGCTTGATGACAGTGAGATCTGTTTTCAAAGGAATCACAGATGCAGCTACAGTCTCACCTGTGAGCTAGTCTGTTCAATCCCTCTTAGAAAGCCAACTGACACATCTGTATCCTGAAGTGACTAAATATGAAAATGTCTTATCCTGGGACCATGCAAGTTATACCTCAAAGCATCATTCAAGTCTCTAATTTTTAAACTAACCAGAACAGTTTATGAACCACTGGACTCAAGTTTCAAaacaaagtaattatttttctttctacgCAGAATATCCCTTTTTGGCTTTCCAtgactgggaaggaaaaaggaactATTCACTGCGCTCTTGTAAATGGATGGAAGTTTTGTATGGTCTTCCAGACATATACTTTCTTAAGTTCCACTAAAACTTAGCTACACACACAAACATCTCTCATTTAACAGATGAGATCAGAACCCTATTTGGGTTATATCACAGGTGTCTTATGCTTGTAagtttagaaataaattctgaagtattaatatttaattataaatgTTTACTCCTTACATTTGAAAAGCAAACTCTAAAACCTTCTGATGTTGAACTGAAGCATTCCTTCTGGGACTTAGCCAAGACCTACAAAACCACAATTTGTGTGTTCCATAGGAGGCACTAAGAAATTCAAACATTAATACCTCACTTAAGTAATTTCAAATTATACTAGACAgataagacagaaaaaattgcatttacaAGCTGATAACCTAATTTCTTTCGTTCTTTGACTCCTCTTATCCAACTCcacttgaaaaatgtttttccttttgttgctATGCTCTGTacagaataaaacaaattatctCCACCCTGTACACATGCACTATACTTTGGCTTCCTTCCGGTCTCTTGTTGAATGTAGTAACTTTGCCACAGGTTAGGAGATCCAGAGTAAGAATTCACTTTTCTCCTACCTAGAAAGCAGCACAATCAATAAATATCTGTGCAACTACAGCAACAATAGTACTGAATTTCCTGCAAGACTAACTAAAATGTACACAGTGAAACCAAACACATAAATGAGTTTGACTACTGATAACAGAACACAGAGCAGTACCCAAAGACAGTATTTTTTGCAAGAAAGGTGTGCTAGTTCCAGGCAGACTtgcaaacagtaaaaaaaaatcttttctgaatATAAGAAGAGCAAAATATATGaccctgtgaaaaaaaaattctcaataGGAAGAGCTTAAACCTTGTTTGTGAATGAAGGCATGAAAGCAGGAGTACCAGGTGTTTTAATATAATCTAGGACTACTACTACCCAagtgcaaagaaacaaaaaaaatctttaaatgtataaagacttaaaaaaatttcttactgTTCCAGGCATATGACCTCTTTCTTGTTTGCCATTCTGAGGACTACcatttttgagcttttttttcttctttgctgtttctttgtGTTCTCGCTGTTTGTTTTGTACTTCGATGAGGACAGaaataaagctgtttttcaCTTCCTTCTCAAACTCTAACTCATCTCGTAGAGCCAGCTGCTGCACCAGTTCCTCAGAATAGTCCTTAATAGCAGTCTCAATTTCTTCTAGCAGTTCATTTAATTCAGCAACAGACAATCTTTTCACTCCTACAAATAGTCACATAAAAAAGCAATATATCAGGATTTTAAGCATGAGAAAACTTGTGGGAGTTACAAGAAAAATGTACTCTGAAAtttctcaaaacaaaaaattcagtttaaaaatgaCATAGAACAAAACAACATTCCTGAAGGAATAAACACAACCCAGTGGTGACAAGATTACCAACAAAAAGATGATTGAACTTCCTTCTTACTTCTGAGAAATCTGAGATAATCTGCAAATATGAAGAATGCGCTGGTAGTTTATGGTGGAAGCTGGAGTAAGTGCTAAACTTCTGACACAACTGTGAACTATTACTTTCCTCTGCACTCACTGTTCAAATGAAAAGGCCTTCATATTTTCTAACTATTGCGTGGTGCGTTACAGATAGTGCAATTACAATCAAGGAAATGTTTTGAGGCTTGCTTGGGCTAAAAGTGAGCAGATGTTTGAGGACTGCTTTCTGTTCCAGTTTAGGTCTGCCACACCTAGGAAGCTGGCAAGTCCCAGCAGTTGCTGTGTCAAAGAACATAATCTTATCTGGCACTTGAGAAAAAGCTAGTCCTGATTACACTGACAGGCATAATCTGTCTATGGACACTGCATAGGTACTTGCAATTATTTAGTTTCTTTGAATTAGTCTAGTAAATATCCTACCTAcaagaatttttgttttggaaagcagGTACAGACAAGTgttgaaaaatacaaataaggCAATAAACTACAAAAAAGTGTAGCTCTTAGAACCATCAAAGGTAGTAAGtgaaatgttaatattttctcttaaattaCAAGCAGGGAAAGTTGATTGGAGAAAGCTCCTTGTCACTTACTTAACTGAAGAGAAGGCAATGAAACCTCTTAAGACATTTCTTTGTCAAGGAGCCCCAGATTTTCACGGTAGCTAAGGCCTTACATTCTGTTCAAACACTGTAACAGCACTGATAGAGTGCACCTGTGAGTCCCAACACTTAAGAACCAGCTTCACAGTCTAAAAACCAATTGTTCTAAAAACATAGGTGTAGGTTACCCAACTGCAGTCCTGACTGATGACAGATCAGTAGTCATTATCAAAGTCTTGAAACTACATAGGAAATACTCAGCTAATGCAGCTCAGTGGAGACAGAGGAATTCAAATACAGAAGACTACATGGACTGAAACTTAGCAGACTGAAGAACTCACTTGTGTAACCAGAGCTTTATTTTTGGACTGCTGTAATGTATGTCTTTTCCTATCCGAGAAAAAAGTAAATACACATGATTTCCTGCTCTGGATGctaaatgaatgaaaatatctGATCTATCATACAAAAATCAGATAGTTTCTAGGAATAACCTGCAAAAATTTCAGACAGATGCAGACCAATTCTGAAGCACCTTCACACACTAAAAATAGGTAGCAAGAGCTTTTCATAAAATAGTGACCTGAAAGCAGATTCTGAGAAACTGGTGAAGCACAGTTAAATTATCTGCCAAAGTAACTCAAGGCATTATTTGGTTGAGACTGACATTTAAACTGTAAAGACACAACAGACAAGATGGGCTCCTGAGACAAAGCAAAATAGATATGATACGAAGTACCGAGCAAGCTTGATTAGCTCCAAATCTTAAGACATATGGAACTGTCAGAAAACCAGGAAGCCCTGCTGAACACAATACATTTTGCTTTCACATTCCTGAAATTTATGTGTTGAGATAGTAAGGAGACCATTTTCATGGCTGGAATCTCTTCCATAAATCTGGCAATGTAGCAGAAACTCTAAGTCATGCCACAAGAGGTCAGCTAGTTTTCTGAATCTTCTACAGAGTTTCTATTGTTGACCCAGACTACAGGAAAGAAAGCGTCAAACTTCTTAAGAAAGACCACAGTAGAAAGATCATCTATCAAATACTCTTTGTGTCCCTCCTGCCTTCTAGAATTCATGTCAACAAATGCACAGATTAAGCAAAATTTTCCATCGGGAAACTGATTAGTCACAGTTTTTTACATATAATTCAACTGACTACAATTAAATTATTCATCTAATTTCTCCTTGGCTTTTGTATAGGGAAGCACGGATTATTTAATTTGAGTAGGAGATAAAATctatatttttaacttttaagcTTTCTGAAGAGGAATGGAAAGGGAGGAACAAAAAATATGCATGGTCCTTATAGGGTAAAAAAGAAATGGATGCCTTATTTTTGTGCTACTCTCTATCAAGATATGTTGCAATGACTGAAACTGTACCAAAGGTGTGCTAAAGCTTTATTTACTGAATAGCTTTAGAGAGATTTAGCTGATCTTAAACAGTGTACTGGCATCAAGAAAGTCAATCTcactttacagaaaataatgaagtttaataaaaaaatgacCAACTTATCACTTTACCCATGAAGGAATCTCATTCCACTGTATCAACCTTCagaatatttgctttaaattgAAATTCTATAAAGTCTTATTTTTGTTCTTAGTCAtcagaaaatggacaaaggtaAGTCCTCTATGTACTAAATCTAGGCTATTATTTCaggacatttttaaaatatttttgaattatttttgaatTCTGGCATTTCataagaaataagaattttaaagagaagaaCCTTTAAGAAGATTCTAAGAATCAAATATGTGGCAAACTTACCCTTTAAACTATTTTCAATAAGCATAAGAccaaaaatactaaataaataCTGCTTACTCTCTTCATAGCTGTTGTTTGTACTGGATCTCTTGAGGGTCTGAATTTCCTGGGAAAGTATAGAGAGCCGATCTGACTGGGTGGGTGTTTCATCATCTTCTGGATCAGGTGATTCCTGCATCATTTCCTCTATTTCTTCAATCACCTTTGAAAAACGAAAACCCTTATGAAAACCCTCCTACATTAAGTGCTTGCAATTTGAAGCTAAGCTGAATGAAACTATCACCAAGTCTGCATGGAAGAGGATCAATAAAATCATACTGACATTTCCTCCCCATCCTTGCTCTCTGAGAATGATCACACCTTGTAACAAGTAAATGGCATAACAAGCAGTGTGTTGAAACTATGGGGTTATTTCTATACAAAGGTACCCATGATTCTGTTTAAGAGAACTAAATTAAAGAACAAGCTGGAGTATCTTTCCTGAGTATTCAGTTGAAGGAAGACATGACAACAAAAATCAATTACCTCCCTCACTCCCTACTTCACCACATTTCTCTATGTAAAACAAATACCTCTCCCTCctccaacaaaaaaacaacaaaatgaaaacaaacaaaaacaacaaagaaaaactcactaaaaaacctcagaaaaaccAATGAGCTGCTCTGAACAGCCTGAAAATCAACTGTGCTTGAGAGAAGTTTTTTGAACTGATCTACCATAACCTGAAGCTGATTTGCATCCCTGGGCATAAGACCTGAGCCAGACAGAAAGTATGACAATAGAAATTCTGTGCACAGATAGCTTACTTTACATCACATAAATGATTACATTTCTACAGGCCAAATTTTTTAACTAGACATCCGAATAAATAACAAAGCAACTTTTCTAAGCTTAAAGGCTGTAGTCAGTGCCGAGATCCAACTGACAGTAAGAAAGAGACAAGGCAGTTCAAGCAGTCCTGTCTCCTGTACTGTTAATAACCATGTTCATCAGAGCTCACAGCTTTACCACTGCTTCACCATTTAAGCAACAACCAAATAGATTATTTGTTTGCTTACTAAAGTAGGATCTTAATAGACCTTACTCTCATTAACCTTACTCTGAAGAGCAATTTTCAAGATAACTGAAATAAATCCATGGATTTGAAGACTCCAGATACcaagtaatttgaaaatttaGTAACAGATACACTGATCTACCCTCATGTTAGGCAAAAACTTCAAAGAATTCTTGCTAATGACAAAGCCCTGTGAAACTGTGAACTGCCACACAGTCATGCTGGGAAACTACAAATTTTACCATACCACTAAGATtctgaaaatagtttttaacacatgtattttatttagcaGCATTCCTGACTAATTCACAGTAAGAAATATACAAAGATTTTAAAGACCCTGGATTATCAACCTCACCTGAAGTACTGAAACACTTTTCAAATCTAAATGACATAATGATATCTCCCACATTACTGAAACCCTAAACAAAGAACAACCAAGAAGCTTAGCTACAGTGAAGagcaagaacaacaaaaaataagaacagactaaaaaaaattccacaccAACAACACTGTCTATGCTGAATACTTTACCTGCTCTGCTGTGAAGAGCGGCTCCTCATTGATACAGGAAACAATGATAGAATGCATATCCAACTGTTCTCTCAGCTCTTCATCATCTGACAAATCGAGGTTCAAGTTGTCGTTTACCTAAAAAGCATGAAAAGgtgtttttatataaaaatatatacactGTAAGAGTAAAAAATGCATGTAACACAATGTATGTAATGCATGTAACAAAATGcatgttcaaaaaaaaaatagggaattatcactgaattttaaaaatgaagctgaATCTTGGCCCATAATAATGGAATCAATAGTTCTTTCTGTCAAATAGCctggaaaatgaaatcaaaactgcagctggacaaaattaaaatagttgTCAATCTTCAATATTTTTAAGTAACGTCTGTATATAAAGACCATATGCACCCTGACATACAGATATCTACTAGGAAGGCTGTCAAGTAAATATGTAAATCTACACTGAAGATTGACAAATGTCAAGGTGTGAGGTGAAAAACTTGCCTCTAATGCCTAATGTTACACAAACCTCTTACTTTAAGTGCTTTTATGATTCCGTTTTGTCACATAATAAAAGACATGGAAAAAAGCTCAGAAGAGCTGATATTGAATGGTGATATCAGAGCACTGGTATCACCCcagattattaaaaataacatgCGTTGTTGAATATCTCAGAGTCTTTTCAGAAAGAGAAGCAACACTGTTCTCAAATATATACCACCAATGATATTTATCCTTTCAAACCAAAGATACATATACACTATGAGACCTAAGTCCCCTCCTTAATAAGTCAGGCATGTTTCACTCTCACACAGCGATATATCCTGGTTTATTTACAAAATTGTTTCTGTACTTTGCCTGTCACTAGATTACAGCCTAGAAAAGCCTCTCAAAGCTTCCAGCTCCAACATCTGCCATTTGAGCTCAACTGGTTTAACTGATCTTTGGGCTAATTTACAAGCATCATGACTGGCTGTACAAAGATCTTGGTCTGACAGTATCAGTTTTCAATTTTACTTGCAATACCTCaaattttctcagtttcttcagAAACCTTAATAGTTCTCAGATTCATTTTTGAGCCTGCAAATGATATCCCCAGATAGCTCATCTCTAGGGGAAAACATACAATTTGCACTTCTTCGGCCCTCAGAATGAAGGCAAACATCGACCTTTTATTTCCACAATCTGAATTCCCGTAACTGTGCAGTGACAAGGCTCCACTGTGACTCTCTCTTCACCTACTACACAGACACAATCAAATttgacattttttaaatgtctgctgtcctcaaatattttttcatgcacATAGGATATGTCAATGATGGGACAGTAAGCTAGGACAAGTTTATCTAGAAGGAGATCTGCTTTCCCTCGTGACATCTCCAAAAGCAGAGACCTTCTAATACCTTTTGATAACACAGTCTAATAAACCACCAAAAATGCCATCAGCTGTAATCTGGACTAAAAGAAACACCTGACTTTCCACCCAGCCACACTCCATGCCTCCTTCTGTCCTCCTGCTACCAGGGAATGATCCATTTAAAAGTAATCtagtgaaaacaaaacaaacaaggaatTGCACAATCCCATTCCTTGTACCACAGTGCACAACACTTCTACCCAGCTACTTCTTTCATTGTCAGAGATGTATAAAAGTGTGCACAGACCTGTCATGTGAAGGAACCAAGATCAGGCAAATCAGCCTTATTGACCTTATATCTTTCCCTGCTAAAACAGGAGGAGAAATGCTTTCTGCACAATTTTGGTAGCATATTATTAGTTTCAAACGCATCAGGGAAGTGTTGCTTAGCTGTTAGTTTCCATTGTAAGGAAGATAAAACAAGATACTAGCTGGTCCATATGTGCTGTCACATATCCAGCAATACTGCTGAagacaaagcagcagaagaaaagtaTGTCAAATGCTCCCCACAGCCCTTACACATCAGAAGGCATGCCATGTGGAGTGAAAGCTGGAAAAACTTGAGATATGTCTAATCCATGAACTGGTTTTCTCTCTACTGGCAGCACATCTAAGACTCTTTCTAATCCAGCAACACCAGTTTACAGTTTTTATGTACTTTGTTCCTGCAAGTAACTTACAAAAGCTATACCAAACATTTTCTTATGTATTATACTGAGTTCCTTATCAAGAAATCCATTAGTCTTCCAGTCCATTTTTCCCTGACACAAGGTCACAGCATGGCAGGGttgtattttttgttaaaataaattaagaatttaATTACTCTGAAACTACTTATAAAATCTGAACAAGGACTCaataaaaattagaagaaaCACAAGTCAAATTCAAGGGACAACCATGAGAGTCGAATCAAGAAAATGAGTTCCAAATTTGCACCCTCCTCTACTGAACCCCAAAGTATCCTCTTCAGTAGAACAATCTTTGCTCCTGTCCCAGTAAAAAGCATCTGCTGATTATGTAATGGATGGCAGAAGTAAAAGCATTACCCACTTCTCAGGTTGCACACTCAGATAGTTTTACAACATAACTGAACTTCACTATGTTTAAAAGATAAGCCACTAGTTTTCCCCAGAAAATCTGTGAGATGGGAATTCTTCCTagcttttcttcctgaagtATTTTAATCCACTTTTAAGATCATCAGAGGACAACCCCTTCTATAAATTCTCTGAAGCTCTTAATCCCCTGTTCCCACCCCAGAGAACTATCCTAGCTCTTAAATAaggaaaactaaacaaaactCTTGCACTTCAGTGTCTCCTGGGCCACCTTTCTTGTTAAAGAAGCCATCTCTAGACTGTGAAATTAGATGAACTTCAGAAAGTCCTTACTGGATTCACTAAATCAGAGTACTCCTGCCTCTTTTCCTCCCTTAACCAGACCAGTGTTCAACATGAATCATACAGCAGAAAGATTTTACATGAAATACTTCCacattttacaatttttttctatcaCGCTCTGGCTCTAATGAAGAGCCATCTAAAACCATCCCTGAATTATTCCAACCCAGGGAGATGCAAACATACATCATTGgttctttgatttttaaaaccaCTTAATAAGCACATTCTTTTATACAAATGTAAACAGTTTTACTTCCCTGCTGAGTACCAAAGATCCAAAGAAGGTACTTCTGCTGATCAGACCTTACCCCTTTTTCTGCAAGATTCAGTGTTGGCAAGTGCAAAGCTCTGGTGTGGGAAGACTTCCAGTCAACTGGCATCACGTTACCATAATTATCAGTCAAGGCATTCCaaatcctggagaaaagaataaaggaacaaaaatgAAGACCTCAAAACAAGCAGCAACTGAATCAGCAATAAACATATTCCTAATGATCATATATCTCTATCAGTAACTGTATTTTCCTCCCTACAgacaatatttttagtgttttaaaGCCATGGGGAAATGGTTTTTGATCAACATAATTCCCTTCCCTTTTAAAACAACAGTTTATGCACAGCATTGAAACAAAACAGTAAATGAAGGCCTGGCTCCCATACTAATTATGTAACTACACTCAAAATCTTTTCTGGGATGGATGAGCCTTTCCTTCAACGAAATTTGAGCTGAGCTAAAAATTACATTCCTAAAGTTGTTTAGCAGaggccaatttttttttctttccatttatcacagaaaatgaaaatgcatgGATCAGACTAAAATTTtggaagaattaattttttttctagaagtcCTCTTGCAGAGGTCAGCGCACCACTCTTGTCCTCAGTCAGCCTTTACTGTTTCTAGAGTGTACATCCTCTCTGGCTGTCCTGGAGGTTTGCCTATGCAAACCTGAGGCTTGCACAAGCAGACCTGTGCTGGTGAAGCATCTCAGCCTTTaaccacagcagctctgtgagcagACTGCTTCCTCAAGTCCCCAGCCAGGCCCTACCTCCAGGCGCTAAGCTGTGGGTGGATGTTTGGAATGGTTGCCTAGCTAAGGCTCACAGGAGGTCAGAGGAAAGGCCGAGGCAGATACAGAAGGGCAGACAGAGCCTCATCACTGCCCAACGTGATTCATGGCTCACTGAACTTACCTCACTGTTTACACCACAGATCTAGTATTTTGCTAACAGGCTTTTTGTTATTCATCTCTTAGAACAAGACATGCACTTTAGTTACCTTAAAGTAAGactgcagtatttttaatgaagataaGCTGACTAAATTTAcaataaaataagaaacagaaatattagtAAAACAATGTTAAAAACTGTACAGCAGCGTGGCTGAGAAAGGCTCTGTTCCTCAGGGGTAAAAAAACCGAAACAACTATCGCACTTGCAGCTGCGATTTGCTCTTCGCCTGCTTTCTGTATGTTTAATTTCAAGCACTGAGACAACGGGCTCTTTGCAAGAAGCCAAACAAATACGAACCACGGTCACCGCACTTCAGGAACAAGTACTTCTCGCTAGCTCTGGGATGCTCACACGCTTCCCTGGCAGTCAGGGGGGATAAAGCCGGAGGGCTGCA
Coding sequences within it:
- the FEZ2 gene encoding fasciculation and elongation protein zeta-2; amino-acid sequence: MAAAAAASQRDPGDWQDFSGFQPSPGSGPEAACDKGGWGGGDLGAKLSLCFEPPQARAGGGESRVPLRPLTEQSALQDDEIWNALTDNYGNVMPVDWKSSHTRALHLPTLNLAEKGVNDNLNLDLSDDEELREQLDMHSIIVSCINEEPLFTAEQVIEEIEEMMQESPDPEDDETPTQSDRLSILSQEIQTLKRSSTNNSYEERVKRLSVAELNELLEEIETAIKDYSEELVQQLALRDELEFEKEVKNSFISVLIEVQNKQREHKETAKKKKKLKNGSPQNGKQERGHMPGTRFSMEGISNVIQNGFRHTFGNSSGEKQYLTTVIPYEKKNGPPSVEDLQTLTKILHAMKEDSEKVPSLLTDYILKVLCPT